A region from the Saccharomonospora azurea NA-128 genome encodes:
- a CDS encoding bifunctional cobalt-precorrin-7 (C(5))-methyltransferase/cobalt-precorrin-6B (C(15))-methyltransferase — MAKDVTVVGLGADGWEGLPAIGRNTVLAARTVLGGARHLTLLPDIPGQARRKWPSPLRDGLASLVADAQPPVVALASGDPLVSGIGTTLLDVLGRERVRIVPAVSSVALARARMGWAAETVTAVRVVGHDVRRIVPALAPARRLVVLSSDETTPERVAALLTDLGYGTSSLTVLGDLGSPTESHRHGTAVSWGTPRVPRLNVIAVEVRGTGPGWATGGLLPDDAFEHTGQITKRDVRASALARLAPAPGQLLWDVGAGSGSIGVEWMRAHPTARCVAVESRPERAALVRRNADALGVGDLVVIEGSAPEALGDLDRPDAVFVGGGATVPGVVETCWAALRPGGRLVVHGVTAETESLLLEQYRRHGGELVRLHIERAGPLGSFTGWTPARAVTQWSVVKGES, encoded by the coding sequence ATGGCGAAGGACGTGACGGTCGTGGGCCTCGGCGCGGACGGGTGGGAGGGCCTCCCCGCCATCGGAAGGAACACGGTACTGGCCGCCCGGACCGTCCTGGGTGGGGCGCGCCATCTCACGCTGCTGCCGGACATCCCCGGCCAGGCGCGCAGGAAGTGGCCGTCGCCGCTGCGGGACGGTCTCGCCTCGCTCGTGGCGGATGCCCAGCCGCCGGTAGTGGCGCTGGCGTCGGGCGACCCGCTCGTATCCGGCATCGGCACCACACTGCTCGACGTCCTCGGCCGCGAGCGGGTCCGGATCGTGCCGGCGGTGTCGTCGGTCGCGCTCGCGCGGGCCCGGATGGGCTGGGCGGCCGAAACGGTGACCGCCGTGCGGGTCGTCGGCCACGACGTGCGGCGGATCGTGCCCGCGCTCGCGCCCGCCCGACGGCTCGTGGTGTTGTCCAGCGACGAGACGACTCCGGAACGGGTCGCTGCGCTGCTGACCGACCTCGGTTACGGCACCTCGTCGCTCACCGTGCTCGGCGATCTCGGGTCACCCACCGAATCGCACCGCCACGGGACGGCCGTCTCCTGGGGCACCCCGCGGGTCCCGAGGCTCAACGTCATCGCGGTCGAGGTCCGAGGCACCGGTCCCGGTTGGGCAACGGGTGGGCTCCTGCCCGACGACGCGTTCGAGCACACTGGACAGATCACCAAACGGGACGTGCGCGCGAGCGCGCTCGCGCGGCTCGCTCCCGCTCCCGGCCAACTGCTGTGGGACGTGGGGGCGGGCAGTGGTTCGATCGGTGTGGAATGGATGCGTGCTCACCCCACCGCACGATGCGTCGCCGTCGAATCGAGGCCCGAGCGTGCCGCGCTCGTGCGCCGCAACGCCGACGCGCTCGGGGTGGGAGACCTCGTCGTGATCGAGGGCTCGGCCCCCGAGGCCCTCGGTGACCTCGACCGGCCGGACGCCGTGTTCGTGGGTGGCGGTGCGACGGTGCCCGGCGTGGTGGAGACCTGCTGGGCAGCGTTACGTCCCGGCGGTCGACTGGTCGTCCACGGTGTGACGGCCGAGACCGAGAGCCTGCTGCTGGAGCAGTACCGTCGGCACGGCGGCGAGCTCGTCCGCCTGCACATCGAGCGCGCCGGGCCCCTGGGCTCGTTCACGGGTTGGACACCCGCACGCGCCGTCACCCAGTGGTCCGTCGTCAAGGGAGAGTCATGA
- a CDS encoding cobyric acid synthase, which produces MAAHGGRTARLLVAGTTSDAGKTLVTTGLCRAFARRGLTVAPFKAQNMSNNSMVCADGTEIGRAQWAQALAARAEPEAAMNPVLLKPGGDRRSHVVVMGRPAGQLGSAEFVAGRAHLADAAYTAYRDLSSRFDLVVCEGAGSPAEINLRAGDYVNMGLARHDDVPTVLVGDIDRGGVFAAFYGTVALLEPDDQSLVAGFIVNKFRGNETLLAPGLRRLEELTGRRVYGTVPWSPDVWLDSEDTLGIGDRSHAGEGALRVAVVRLPRISNVTDLDALGLEPDVEVIFTADPHDLADADLVVLPGTRSTVADLAWLRARGLDRAVIRHAEAGRAVLGICGGFQMLGRHVHDPEGIETPEPVSVPGLGLLPVETTFTPDKTLRNSHGTALGAEVSGYEIHHGRVTCDAGVQEFLGGARVGGVLGTMWHGSLESDPLRTAVLNLAARARGRSFSASGVSFARSREARLDLLGDLVERHLDVDALLALAQQGPAPVPTIGPYA; this is translated from the coding sequence GTGGCAGCACACGGAGGACGGACGGCGCGATTGCTCGTCGCCGGGACGACGTCCGATGCGGGCAAGACCCTCGTGACCACCGGCCTGTGTCGGGCGTTCGCGCGGCGCGGATTGACGGTCGCTCCGTTCAAAGCGCAGAACATGTCGAACAACTCGATGGTCTGCGCCGACGGCACCGAGATCGGACGGGCGCAGTGGGCCCAAGCTCTCGCCGCCCGGGCCGAACCCGAGGCCGCGATGAATCCGGTGCTGCTCAAGCCGGGTGGCGACCGGCGTAGCCACGTCGTCGTGATGGGCCGACCCGCGGGGCAGCTCGGTTCGGCGGAGTTCGTTGCCGGGCGCGCGCATCTCGCGGACGCCGCGTACACCGCGTACCGCGACCTGTCCTCGCGATTCGACCTCGTCGTCTGCGAGGGCGCGGGCAGCCCCGCCGAAATCAACCTGCGGGCGGGGGACTACGTGAACATGGGTCTGGCCCGGCACGACGACGTCCCCACCGTGCTCGTCGGCGACATCGACCGCGGTGGTGTGTTCGCCGCGTTCTACGGCACCGTGGCGTTGCTGGAGCCCGACGACCAGTCGCTCGTCGCCGGTTTCATCGTGAACAAGTTCCGGGGCAACGAGACACTTCTCGCTCCTGGCCTGCGTCGGCTGGAGGAGCTCACCGGCCGTCGCGTCTACGGGACGGTGCCGTGGAGTCCCGACGTGTGGCTCGACTCCGAGGACACTCTGGGGATCGGCGACCGTTCGCACGCGGGGGAGGGCGCGCTCCGGGTCGCCGTCGTCCGGTTGCCCCGCATCAGCAACGTCACGGACCTCGATGCGCTCGGGCTGGAGCCGGACGTCGAGGTGATCTTCACCGCCGACCCGCACGACCTCGCCGATGCCGACCTCGTGGTCCTGCCCGGTACTCGCTCCACGGTCGCCGATCTGGCGTGGTTGCGCGCCCGGGGACTGGATCGGGCCGTGATACGCCACGCCGAGGCCGGACGTGCCGTGTTGGGTATCTGCGGCGGCTTTCAGATGCTCGGTCGCCACGTGCACGACCCCGAAGGAATCGAAACTCCCGAACCGGTGAGTGTGCCCGGTTTGGGCCTGCTGCCCGTGGAGACCACGTTCACACCGGACAAGACGCTCCGGAACTCGCACGGCACGGCGCTCGGTGCCGAGGTGTCCGGGTACGAGATCCACCACGGTCGCGTCACGTGCGACGCGGGCGTCCAGGAGTTCCTGGGTGGAGCCCGCGTCGGCGGCGTGCTGGGCACGATGTGGCACGGCAGCTTGGAATCCGACCCCCTGCGCACCGCCGTTTTGAACCTCGCCGCCAGGGCGCGCGGGCGTTCGTTCTCGGCCTCGGGTGTCAGTTTCGCGCGGAGCCGCGAGGCCCGGCTCGATCTGCTCGGCGATCTGGTCGAGCGGCATCTCGACGTCGACGCGCTGCTGGCACTCGCCCAACAGGGGCCGGCGCCCGTCCCGACGATCGGACCCTATGCATGA